A section of the Nitrospirota bacterium genome encodes:
- a CDS encoding aspartate aminotransferase family protein, with protein sequence MSSEELIRLSNQYIMGTYNRSPLVIKKGRGNKVYDPEGKEYLDFISGIAVNSLGHCFPPITVALQKQAQRLIHASNLYYSEPQIFLAKKLVEMTFEGKVFFCNSGTEANEAALKLVRKYFKAEGKTDRYEFITMNGSFHGRTYGGLSASGQEKLHHGYEPLLPGFVYVNYDDLDAVEKAISAKTAAILVEPIQGERGIIVPSSRYLRGLRELADRHGLLLIFDEIQTGLGRTGSLFAYEYSGITPDILTLAKGLGGGVPIGAMIAKNPINKVFSHGSHGSTFGGNPLACSAGLVVVETLTADHFILENCRRLGAFILEKLMKLQSRYSFIKEVRGKGLLIGMELLIEGRPIVLSCLDAGLLINCTAERILRFAPPLNSTEENAEEFIEILESVFEKIEVK encoded by the coding sequence ATGTCATCGGAAGAGTTGATCCGTCTTTCCAATCAATATATTATGGGAACCTACAACCGTTCTCCTCTGGTTATCAAGAAAGGGAGAGGTAATAAAGTTTATGATCCGGAGGGCAAGGAGTATCTGGATTTTATCAGCGGGATCGCCGTCAACAGCCTGGGTCATTGTTTTCCTCCCATTACAGTCGCATTACAAAAGCAAGCTCAGCGTTTGATCCATGCGTCTAATCTCTATTATAGCGAGCCTCAGATCTTTTTAGCCAAAAAACTGGTCGAAATGACCTTTGAGGGAAAGGTCTTTTTCTGCAACAGCGGGACGGAGGCCAATGAAGCGGCGCTAAAACTTGTCCGAAAGTATTTTAAAGCCGAAGGGAAAACCGACCGCTACGAATTTATTACGATGAACGGTTCTTTTCACGGAAGGACCTACGGAGGGTTAAGCGCTTCGGGTCAGGAAAAACTTCATCACGGGTACGAACCTCTTCTCCCTGGCTTCGTTTATGTGAATTATGATGATCTTGATGCGGTAGAAAAAGCGATTTCCGCGAAAACCGCGGCTATTCTGGTGGAGCCGATTCAAGGGGAGCGGGGGATTATTGTCCCTTCCTCCCGTTATTTAAGAGGGTTGCGTGAACTGGCAGACCGCCATGGTCTGCTCCTGATTTTTGATGAAATTCAAACCGGCCTGGGGCGGACGGGCTCCCTTTTTGCCTATGAATATTCCGGAATAACTCCGGACATTTTGACCCTTGCCAAAGGTTTAGGCGGAGGGGTCCCGATCGGGGCAATGATCGCGAAAAACCCTATCAATAAAGTTTTCTCCCATGGCTCCCATGGCTCGACCTTTGGAGGAAATCCTCTGGCCTGCAGCGCGGGATTGGTCGTGGTTGAAACGCTGACCGCCGACCATTTTATTCTGGAGAATTGCCGGCGTCTGGGGGCGTTTATTCTGGAAAAATTAATGAAATTACAGTCCCGTTATTCGTTTATTAAAGAGGTCAGGGGAAAAGGTCTATTAATCGGAATGGAGCTTCTCATTGAAGGGCGCCCGATTGTTTTAAGCTGCCTGGACGCAGGTTTATTGATTAATTGCACCGCTGAACGCATTCTTCGTTTCGCTCCACCTTTAAATTCAACCGAGGAAAACGCGGAGGAATTTATTGAAATATTGGAATCTGTTTTTGAAAAGATCGAAGTGAAATGA